The Halocalculus aciditolerans nucleotide sequence GGTGGCGTTCGTCTCGTCGGCGGAGGCGAAGGTGAGGTAGACGAAGTCGTCGTCGACGACGCCGAGCTTGCCGAAGCGGCTCGCGGCCGGTTCGGAGTCGACGCCGACAGACGCGTTCCCGTCAGCGACCGTGCGCGTGTAGACCGCGGAGTCGTTCGCGGGCGTGAAGTACGTCGTCGCGGAGTCGGAGACGCTCGCGCCCGTCTGAGCGTCGGTGAGGTTGTAGTGCGTCTTCGAGGCGACGTTCCCGTCGAGCGTCGTCTGCACGTCGGTCGTGCCGTTCTCGAAGGCGACCGTCGTGTTCTGGGAGACGGCGTAGGACGTGTTCGAGAGCGCGTCCGCGTACGCCGTGGAGAGCGCCGGGGCGCTCGTCACACCCGTCTCGTTCACGCCGGGCGCGTACGTCGCGCTCGCCGCGTCGCTGGTCGTCGTGTTGTTCGCCGCGGGGCCCGTGCCGCCGGTACAGCCGGCGAGCGCGAGCACCGCGACGAGTGCTACAGTGAGGAGGACCTTTCGTCGCATCGACGGAGAGTTACCCGTCTCGTGATAAAGCCCTTCTCCTTCGAACCGAAACATCGCCGTCGTCTTGCGGTTTCACACCACGGTACGAGTTGGCAACCAGCGGTCAACTATCGGTCAGTGGTAGCGCGTGTCGCGGGCCGGCGGCGCGTGCGAGTGGCGGTTCGCGCGGCCGTGTTCACCACCCTTAACCGTCGAAGCGCCGTCGATTCGCGTAGATGCCTCCGGCGATTCGCACGCGGAACCTCGAGAAGGAGTACGGCGACGTCCGAGCGCTCGACGGTCTCGACCTCGACGTCCCCGAAGGCTCCTTCTTCGGCCTGCTCGGACCGAACGGCGCGGGGAAGACGACCTTCATCAACATCCTCGTTGGACTCGTCCGGAAGACCGGCGGAAGCGCCGAAGTCTTCGGGAACGACGTCGAAGACGACTATCAGGCGGCGCGCGACGCCATCGGCCTCGCCCCGCAGGAGTTCAACGTCGACCGCTTCTTCCCGATCCGCGAAGTCCTCGAACACAAGGCCGGCTACCACGGAATCACCGGCGAGGAAGCCACCCGGCGCGCCGACGACGCCCTGCGGACCGTCGATATCTACGACAAGCGCGACACGCGCTTCGACTGGCTCTCCGGCGGCATGAAACGCCGGTTCATGCTCGCCCGCGCGATGGTCACCGACCCCGACCTCCTCATCCTCGACGAACCCACCGCCGGCGTCGACGTCGAACTCCGCCACGACCTCTGGGACCTCATCACCGACCTCAACGACCGCGGGACCACCATCCTCCTCACCACGCACTACATCGAGGAGGCCGAACGGCTCTGCGACGAGGTCGCCATCATCGACTCCGGGCGGAACGTCACCGTCGCGACGCCCGACGAACTCACCGAGCGCGGCGTCGACACCCTCGCCGTCCACCTCGACCGCGCTCCCGACAGCGTTCCCGCCATCGAGGACGACCGCGTCGACGACCTCGAACTCGACGGGAACGTCCTCCGCGTCCAGACCGGCAACGCCAGCGCGCTCGCCCCCGAAGCCGTCCGCCAGCTCGACGCACAAGGCCTGCGCGCCGTCGACATCGACATCTCCCGCACCAGCCTCGAAGAGGTCTTCGTCGAGATGACGCGACCCGAGAAAGACGAAGCCGACGACGAACCCGCACTGGAGGTGTCGCCGTGAGCGTCCTCTCAGCCGGCTTCAAGACGCTCACCGAACGCGAGATTCTCCGCTTCGTCCGCCGCCCCCGGAACACGTTCGTCCCGCCGCTCATCACGAACGTCCTCTACTTCGCCGTCTTCGGCGTCATCCTCGGCGGCCGCATCGATCAACAAGGAGGCGTCCCCTACATCCAGTTCATCCTCCCCGGTCTCGTCGTCCTCGGTGCCATCGGGAACGCCTTCGAGAACGCCTCCTTCAGCATCTTCCACGGCCGCTGGAACGAGTACATCCACGAGACGCTGACGAGCCCGATGGCGTACTGGGAGATGGTCGCCGCCTACGTCATCGCGTCCGCAGCACGCGGCGTCGTCATCGGCGTGATGATCACCGTCATCGGCCTCTTCTTCACCGACGTTTCCTTCGCCGCCGTCGGCTACGTCGTCGCGTTCATGCTCGTCATCACCGTGCTCTTCGCCGGGTTCGGCGTCATGGGCGGCCTCTGGGCGGAGGACTTCGACCACCTCACAGTCCTGAATCAGTTCATCATCCGGCCGCTCGTCTTCTTCGGCGGCGTCTTCTACTCGCTCTCCGAGCTCCCGGGCGTCTGGCGCGAGGTCAGCCTCCTCAACCCGATGGTCTACATGGTGAACGGCGTGCGCTACGGCTTCCTCGGCTCCGCCGACCTCCGCCCGGAGACCGCGCTCGTCGTCCTCACCGGCCTCACAATCGTCGTCCTCGCCGTCGACGTCTATCTCTTCCGCCGCGGCTACGGCCTCACCGACTGACCGGAATGGCGCGCTCGCACCGCTCGCACCCGTCGCATCGCTCGCTCATCACTGCCCTCTTCGCCGCACTCGTCGCCGTCCACGCCGGTTTATCGTGGCCGCCCGCCCTCGTCGTCGCCTTCTTCTCCGGCGGGATGGCGCTGGCCTTCCTCGCGGAGGCCGTCGGCGTCGCGCTCGGCCTCGTCCGCCACCACACGCGGCCGCGCGTCGCGGGCGTCCCCCTGCACGTCGTCGCCGCGTGGCCCGCTGTCGGCTATCTCGCGTACCGGTTCGCCCGCGTGTTCGTCCCGGCGGACGCCCGCGCGGTCCTCGTCGCCGCGCTCGTCGCGACCGCCGTCGACGCCTTCCTCGACCCGCTCGGCGTCGACGCCGAAGCGTGGTCCTACCCCGACCACCCGCTCTCGGGGCTTCGGTTTCGGGGCGTGCCGTGGTGGAACGCCGTGGCGTGGTTCGTCCTCGTCGCGCTCACCGCGTCAATTCCGCTCCTGTGGCGCTGAGGCGGAGCGCGTCCGACTCCTCGATGGAGACCGGAGCGCCGAAGGCGTCGAGGAGGCGCGCGCAGGTCTCGACGTGCCGCGTGCGCTCCGGAGCCGTGACGCTCCCGCCGGCGAGCGCGAGGTACGGGAGGAGCTGGTCGGCGAGGTGGCGGTCGACCGCGCCCGGCTCGCCGGCGAATCGGCGGAAGCCCGCGGCGGCCGCGAGCCCGACGTCCTCCGCGGGACGGCCGCGCTCGCCGAGCGCCGTGAAGCCCGCGCGGTGCGTCCCGTAGTCCGCGACGACCGTCACAACGCTCCCCGTCGAGCGCGTCGACACGTACTCGGCCGCCTCCCGGACCGGGACGTCGAGGTCGATTCCCTCGCGAACGCCCGATATCTGGCGTTCGGCGACGTCCGCGTCCGCGAGGTCGTTCGACGCGGCGGAGTGGACGGCGACCTGCGCGAGCCGGCCGCGCTCCGAGAGTTCGACGGAGTCGAGCGTCGACGGCCGGAGCGTGAGGGTGAGTTCGCCGCCGCCCGCGGGGTAGAATCCGCGGCGGTCGATCTCTAGTTCGGCGTCGAGGCCGAGCGAGCGGAGGGCCGGGAGTTTGACGTGACGGAGGTAGTCGAGCGAGGGCGCGTGCCGAACGTCGGTTCCGCCCGCGAGTTCGACGGTCACGGGTTCGGGGAGGCCGACAGCGAGCGGGAGGAGCGCGTCGACGACGAGTGGGAGGCTCTCCGCGGTGCCGACGTCGAAGGCGAAGTCGCCGCCGCGAAGCGTACCAGGATCGACGACGACGCGTTCGCTGCCGACGTCGACGCCGGTGGTGTCGGCGTCACAGAGCGTCGCGGCGGCGCGGACGGCGGTGGCGTGCTGGGCGCGCAGGCCCGGCGGGTCGCGATTCCCGCGGACGCCCGTCATCTCGAAGCCCTCGCCGGTCAGCGCGGCGAGCGACGCGGCCGTGCGGACGAGCTGCCCGCCGCCCGCGCTCCCGTCGAGTGCGAGCGTCACCGCGCGACACCCCGCATCGGCTCGTGATTCGGGCGCAGTCCGGTCGCGGCGCGGCGAACGTGCATAGTTGAGTGGTGGACGCGGCGGCCCTTAGCCGCTTCCCGTTCGCGGCACAGCCCGCGGCGGAGCGCGTCGCTTACGGCGCGCGGTCCCGAAGCCCGTGGTATGGCCGAATCCGACCTCGACCTCGACGCGTGGCGCGACAGAGTCCGAGACTACCGCGAGCGGAAGGACGCGTTCCTCGAACGCGACGACGACTCGCCGCTCGCCGGCCGAGACGGATTCGACGGGCTCGACTACTACGAACCGGACCCCGAGTATCGAGTGGTCGCGCGCTACGAGCCGCGACAGACGCCGGAGACAGTCGTGCTTGAGATGGCGAAAGGGAGCGATGGCGGCGACGGGCCGTCCGAGGCGGAGTACGAGGCCGCGGCGGCGTTCGGGTTCACCGTCGGCGGCGAGTTCACGACGCTCACCGGCTACCGGACGCCCGGGCAGGAGACGCTGCTCGTGCCGTTCACGGACGAGACGACCGGCGATACGACGCCCGCGATGGGGCGGTATCTCGACGTGGACGTCGAGGGCGTCGACGCCCGCGACGAGGTCGCGCTCGACTTCAACCTCGCGTACGCGCCGTTCGCGCACTACGACGACGCCTACGCCAGCCCCCTCCCGCCGACCGACAACCACGTTCCCGCGCGCATCGACGCCGGCGAGCGGACACTCGACTGATTAGTCAAGCGCGTCGTCGAGGACGGATTCGACGAATTCGCTCTTCGCCGCGGTGTAGGTCGCCCGGTCGTCGCCGTGCTCGGCCGCGAGGTCGCGTTTCAGGTCGGCGTACGCGTCTCGAACGTCGGGGTGTGCGCGGAGGGAGTCTCGGAAGGCGAGCTGTTCGCGGTAGCAGTCGCTGTCGGGCGTGACGACCGAGAGGTAGTGGGTGCGGTTCGACGGCGGGCCGCGCGCGAGGAAGATCCGCCCGTCGACGTCGTCGTTCGGCCGGCGCTCGTAGCCGTGTTCGATCAGCGTGTTGGCGACGCGCTCGCCGGCTTCTCGGTCGGGAACGACGGCGAGCAGGTCGATGATCGGTTTCGCCGGGAGGCCGGGAATCGCCGTGCTGCCGACGTGGGCGAACGCCTCGACGGCCTCGCCGACGAGCGCGTCGAGCCGCTCGGCTTCGCGCTCGTAGACCGCCACCCACGACTCGTCGTACGGTTCGAGTTCGACGGTCCCGCGCGCGAGGCCGACCATACCACGAGCAGTCGGAGTACGCGGGAAAATACTTCGGTGCGTGAGATGAGCGGTCGACGTGCGGGCGCGACGCCGCGGCCACGACCCCGAACGCGCGAGAGCGAATCAGGTCACAGACCCAGCGAGAGACATTGCGGATTCGGCGGGCGGAAACAGGACGGAAAACCGGCGTGCGGCAGCGGAGGCGGAGTGGTCGCGGAGGCGGGCGGTAGTTGTAGCGGAGCAGTAGCGGAGCGGTTAGTTCACCGCGTGATGCCGCGGGGCGGCCGTTAGGCCGCCCGCTTGCGTCCCCCGACGGGAAGGGTGGGACATAAAAAGGGGAAAACCGTCGGCGAAGCCGACGGTTTTGGGCTTTTTAGGCAGTCGCTTCCAGCAGTTCCTGGTAGCGGTTGCGGATGGTGACCTCACTGACGTCGGTGACGTCGGAGACGGCGGATTGGGTGACCTTCTGGTTGGTGAGGAGGCTGGCGGCGTAGATGGCGGCGGCGGCGAGGCCGACAGGGCTCTTCCCGCTGGTGACGCCGGTCTCCTGGGCGGTCGTGAGGAGGTCGCGGGCTTGGCGTTCGACTTCCTCGGAGAGGTCGAGTTCGCTGGCGAAGCGCGGGACGTAGCTCGCGGGGTCAGCGGGGGCGACTTCGAGGGAGAGTTCGCGCACGATGTAGCGGTAGGTGCGTTTGAACTCCATCTCGTCGATGCGTGAGACGACGGCGACTTCGTCGATGGAGCGCGGGGTCTGCATCTGTCGGGCGGCGGCGTAGACGGCGGCGGTGGCGACGCCTTCGATGCTGCGGCCGGGGAGGAGGTCCTCGTTGAGCGCGCGGCGGTAGATGACGGACGCGGTCTCGCGGACCTCCTTGGGGAGGCCGAGCGCCGAGCTCATGCGTTCGATTTCGCCGAGCGCCTGCTTGAGGTTGCGCTCCTTGCTGTCGCGGGTGCGGAAGCGCTCGTTCCACGTGCGGAGGCGCTGCATCTTCTGGCGCTGGCGGCTGGAGAGGGAGTTCCCGTAGGCGTCCTTGTTCTGCCAGCCGATGTTCGTCGACAGCCCCTTGTCGTGCATCATGTTAGTCGTCGGCGCTCCCACTCTGCTCTTCTTGTCCTTCTCGGCGGAGTCGAAGGCGCGCCACTCGGGGCCGCGGTCGATACCGTCCTCTTCGACGACGAGACCGCAGTCGGCGCAGACGGTCTCGCCGTGTTCGGCGTCGTGGCGGACGTCGCCGCCGCACTCGGGGCAGACGTCGGTGTCGACCTGCTCTTCTTCTCGTTCTGTCGTACTGGTCTGCTCGCCGCTGTAGGTTCGGATGCTGGTGTCGCTCATGGTGTATCACTGAAGCCGCCCGGGAAAACGTATAAATCCGTTCCGGGGGGCGCTTCCTAACCATTGATAAGACCGACACCTACTTAAATGTTTCGCAAAATATACTGGTGGGTGGGAGCTAGTAACACGCTAGAGAGGCGGGTTACACCCGAAAATACGGCGCTCCGTTGGCTCGGTTTCGCGGCCGCCCGCGAGAGAAAGATATAACTGTTCGGTAGTGTTGCGGTTCGGAAAACCCGGGGGAAGGCTTTTGCCCACCAGTTTCCTAAATAGTCTCAATACCAATGGGTAGCGGGCATGAAACAAACCTGGACGGCGAGGCGGGAGGCCGTAGCGACCGCCAGACGGCACAGGGGAACGCCCGGTCCGCCGCGGCAGGGGCGAGCGCCGAGGTGGCGACTCCGACCGTACTGGCCGTCGACGACCTGCCGGAGTACCTGAAACTCTACGAGGCGCGCCTCGGTGACGCCTACGACGTCCGAACGGCGGCGAACGGGGAGGAAGCCCTGGAGTCACTCGACGACGCCGTCGACATCGTCCTCCTCGACCGGAGCATGCCGGGGCTCTCCGGCGACGACGTCCTCGAACGCATCCGCGACGCCGACGAGGACTGCCGCGTCGCGATGGTCACCGCCGTCGAACCCGACTTCGACATCATCGACCTCGGCTTCGACGCGTACCTGACGAAACCCGTGTCGAAGGACACGCTCCTCTCGACCGTCGACCGCCTGCTCACCCGGACGACGTACTCGGAGACCCTGAGCGAACTCTACACGCTCTGCTCGAAGCGCGCCGTCCTGAAGCGCGCGAAGGACGAGGAGGAGCTGGCGGCCTCCGAGAAGTACCAGGACCTCCAGGCGCGCATCGCGGAGCTCCGCATCGAGGTCGACTCGACCGCGTCCGCGTTCGAGCGCGACGACTACCGCGCGACCTTCCGCGACCTCTCCTTCGACGACTAACGGTCAAATCGCGGTTTCACCCGCCCCCTCGACTTATCACGCCCGAGTGACACCTACGGAGTGTGAGAGTGAGACGCACGTTCGTCGTCGTCGCGGTCGCCGCCCTCCTCGTCCTCGCCGGCTGTTTGGGCGCGGGCGGCGGGCCCCTCGACGGCGGGAGCGGTGGCGACGCGGTCGAGGCGACCCCGGCGGCGGGTGATGCGAGCGCCGGAACGACCGTCCAGTCCGGGAGCAACTCCGGCGAGCAGTCGATGAGCGCGGCCGCGGACGCCCGGTTCCGGATTCGAACCGCCGAAGCGAGCGTGACCGTCGACGACTTCGGCACCGCCCGCCGGTCGCTCGTCGCCGAGACGCGGTCGCTCGGCGGCTACCTCGGCTCCTCCCGCCAGCAACAACACCACGCGGACAACCAGACGTGGACCACCGGCACGGTCGTCCTCCGGGTCCCCGCCGAGAACTACTCCGTCCTCCTCGACGCCGTCCGCGCGAGCGGCGACGTCGACCGCGTCTCCACCGACACGCGGGACGTGACGAAGCGGGCCGTCGACCTCCGCGCGCGCCTGGAGAACCTGAAAGCCCAGCGCGACCGCCTGCGCGAGATGTACAACGAGACGGACTCCACCGAGGAAGCCCTCGCGGTGCAAGAACGCCTCTCCGAGGTCCAGACCGAGATCGAGCAGGTGCAGGGCGAACTCCAGGTGCTCGAACACCGCGTCGCCTACTCGACCGTCACCGTCCACCTCGACGAACAGCGCCCCGACCGCTCCGCCGTCGCATCGCGGCCCGGCATCGTCGGCGCGTTCGTCTCCTCAGTCTACGGCGTCGTCGACGCGCTCCACACGCTCGCGCTCCTCGCGGCCTACGCCATCCCCTACCTCGTCGTCTTCCTCCTCCCCGTCGGCGCGGTCGTCTACGGCGTCCGCCGCTACCGGAGCTAACGCTCAGCCGTCCAGGTCGCGGGCGATGTCGGCGAGTGAGCTCTTGGGTTTCTCGGTGGCCGTGTATCGAGCGGTTTCGCCGGGCGCGCGGACGCCGTATTTGAAGTCGGGTTCGACGACGTCGACGTGGACGGTGCGGCCGATATCTAGGTCGGTGGACTGGAGCCACTCGCGGAGGTGGTTGGTGCCGTCGCGGGAGCGGGCGAGGCGCGGGGTGTCGTATGCGCCGCGGAAGGCGGCGCGGCCGTCGGACGTTTCGGCGACGCGGGCGCGGTATTCGTGGCCGTCGACGACGAGGCGGACGACCTCGCCTTCGTCGGGGAACCGGTCGCGGGCGTCGGCGGGGGCGACGACCTGCGGGCGGCGGGTGCCGCCGTAGCGTTCGAGGGTCGCGTCGACCGTGGTGACGCTCGGGTTGTCGCTCGTGACGCGGTCGGCCATACGCGGAGAATGCGCGCGGAAGGGGATACGGGTGACGCTCCGAGCGTCGAGAAAACACGTCGCGCGTGGAGTCGCCCGAGCAGGCGACGACCACCGGCGGGCGAGTTAGTCGTGTGCGATTCGGCGGCGGGCTTCGCGGGCGGCGACGCCGAGCGCGCGCCGGGCGTAGACGCCGGCGGCGACGACGACGCCCGCGACGGCCGCCGTGACCGCGAAGACGAACGCGAGCGACCCCGTGAACGCGAGTAGTCCGCCGGCGAGCGAGCCGACCGCGAGGCCGAGCGCGGCGGTGACGAGCAGCGCCGCGCCGGCCTTCTCGAAGAACCCGGCGTTCCCGAGCCGGTCGACGAGGGCGTCCAGGGGGTCGTCTCCGAAGCTCCGATGCGTCTGCGAGTCGGCCGTGGACCGCTCGTAGACGTCAGCCACGTTCCGGACGTGCGCCCGGAGACGCTTCAACCCTGCGACAAAACGTACGCGTATTATTCTCAGTGACGACTCGCTCGGCTCGCTCAAACGCCTACTACGGCGCGTTTCAGCGGTCGAAATCCCATCGAGTAGTTCGTCTCCACGCCCGATTCACGTCTATCGGCCTCGTGTCAGTTCTTCGAATGCCGGATCGGTTCGGGGGAGGGCTTTTTCCCTCGGCGTGCGAGCTGTGCGCATGACGTTCTCAGTCTGCTTCCGCGAGGAGACGCCCGACGGACCTGTGTTCGCGGCCGGCGCGGCGACCGACGCGCCCGCCGTCGGCGCGCTCTGCCCGTACGCGACCGAGCGCGGCGTTATCTGCACGCAGAGCTTCGTCAACGTCCGCCTCGGCCGCCGCGGCATCGACCTCCTCGACGACCTCTCCGTCTCCGACGCCGTCGAGGGCCTGCTCGCACAGGACGACCACGCGGAGCTCCGCCAGGTCCACGGCCTCGACGCGCGCGGCGACGCCTTCGCCTACTCCGGCGAAGGGTGCGACGGCTGGTTCGGCCACCGCGTCGAGGGCGACCGGACCGCCGCCGGGAACATGCTCACCGGCCCGGAGACGCTCGACGCCGCCCTCGACGCTCTCGACGGTGACTTCGACGACCACGTCGACCGCCTGCTCGCCGCGCTCGCCGCGGGCAAGGACGCGGGCGGCGACAAACGCGGCCACTCCTCCGCCGCCGTCGTCGTCTGGGCCCCGAAGACCGAAGCCTACCACGACCTCCGCGTCGACGAACACGACGCGCCCATCGCGGAACTCCGCGGCGTCTACGAACGCACCAAGGAACGGAGCGGCGACTTCTCCGAAGACTCGAAATCCCGAATCTTCGACTGAGACGCACGAGCCGGTTCGCCAGACGGCGAGAGCTGGATGCGAGCCGGTTTTGCGGTCGGTTAGGCGGTGACGCCGAGTTCGGCGCGGATTTCGTCGGCGAGGTAGTCGGCGGTTTCGCGGATGATGGTTTCGCCTTGTTCGACGCTGGCTCGTTCGGGGTCGCCGAGGACGCCGTTGGGGGCGAGGGTGTCGATGCCGGCGGCGATGTCTTTGCCGGTGAACTCGCCGAGGAAGCCGGTGGTGTCGGTGGTGTCCTGGACGAGTTCGGGGTCGGTCTGCATGATGAAGGCGGTCTCGGCCGCGCCGGCGTGCGCGCCGGCTTCGGCGGGCGGGACGTCGAACGACGCCATGGCGCGTTCGCGTGTGCCGGTGATGCCGTCTCTGGTGCCGGCGACGAAGGCGTTGA carries:
- a CDS encoding ABC transporter ATP-binding protein, with amino-acid sequence MPPAIRTRNLEKEYGDVRALDGLDLDVPEGSFFGLLGPNGAGKTTFINILVGLVRKTGGSAEVFGNDVEDDYQAARDAIGLAPQEFNVDRFFPIREVLEHKAGYHGITGEEATRRADDALRTVDIYDKRDTRFDWLSGGMKRRFMLARAMVTDPDLLILDEPTAGVDVELRHDLWDLITDLNDRGTTILLTTHYIEEAERLCDEVAIIDSGRNVTVATPDELTERGVDTLAVHLDRAPDSVPAIEDDRVDDLELDGNVLRVQTGNASALAPEAVRQLDAQGLRAVDIDISRTSLEEVFVEMTRPEKDEADDEPALEVSP
- a CDS encoding DUF1028 domain-containing protein; the encoded protein is MTFSVCFREETPDGPVFAAGAATDAPAVGALCPYATERGVICTQSFVNVRLGRRGIDLLDDLSVSDAVEGLLAQDDHAELRQVHGLDARGDAFAYSGEGCDGWFGHRVEGDRTAAGNMLTGPETLDAALDALDGDFDDHVDRLLAALAAGKDAGGDKRGHSSAAVVVWAPKTEAYHDLRVDEHDAPIAELRGVYERTKERSGDFSEDSKSRIFD
- a CDS encoding DUF4349 domain-containing protein encodes the protein MRVRRTFVVVAVAALLVLAGCLGAGGGPLDGGSGGDAVEATPAAGDASAGTTVQSGSNSGEQSMSAAADARFRIRTAEASVTVDDFGTARRSLVAETRSLGGYLGSSRQQQHHADNQTWTTGTVVLRVPAENYSVLLDAVRASGDVDRVSTDTRDVTKRAVDLRARLENLKAQRDRLREMYNETDSTEEALAVQERLSEVQTEIEQVQGELQVLEHRVAYSTVTVHLDEQRPDRSAVASRPGIVGAFVSSVYGVVDALHTLALLAAYAIPYLVVFLLPVGAVVYGVRRYRS
- a CDS encoding ABC transporter permease, which gives rise to MSVLSAGFKTLTEREILRFVRRPRNTFVPPLITNVLYFAVFGVILGGRIDQQGGVPYIQFILPGLVVLGAIGNAFENASFSIFHGRWNEYIHETLTSPMAYWEMVAAYVIASAARGVVIGVMITVIGLFFTDVSFAAVGYVVAFMLVITVLFAGFGVMGGLWAEDFDHLTVLNQFIIRPLVFFGGVFYSLSELPGVWREVSLLNPMVYMVNGVRYGFLGSADLRPETALVVLTGLTIVVLAVDVYLFRRGYGLTD
- a CDS encoding transcription initiation factor IIB; translated protein: MSDTSIRTYSGEQTSTTEREEEQVDTDVCPECGGDVRHDAEHGETVCADCGLVVEEDGIDRGPEWRAFDSAEKDKKSRVGAPTTNMMHDKGLSTNIGWQNKDAYGNSLSSRQRQKMQRLRTWNERFRTRDSKERNLKQALGEIERMSSALGLPKEVRETASVIYRRALNEDLLPGRSIEGVATAAVYAAARQMQTPRSIDEVAVVSRIDEMEFKRTYRYIVRELSLEVAPADPASYVPRFASELDLSEEVERQARDLLTTAQETGVTSGKSPVGLAAAAIYAASLLTNQKVTQSAVSDVTDVSEVTIRNRYQELLEATA
- a CDS encoding DUF7112 family protein, whose translation is MADRVTSDNPSVTTVDATLERYGGTRRPQVVAPADARDRFPDEGEVVRLVVDGHEYRARVAETSDGRAAFRGAYDTPRLARSRDGTNHLREWLQSTDLDIGRTVHVDVVEPDFKYGVRAPGETARYTATEKPKSSLADIARDLDG
- a CDS encoding carotenoid biosynthesis protein translates to MARSHRSHPSHRSLITALFAALVAVHAGLSWPPALVVAFFSGGMALAFLAEAVGVALGLVRHHTRPRVAGVPLHVVAAWPAVGYLAYRFARVFVPADARAVLVAALVATAVDAFLDPLGVDAEAWSYPDHPLSGLRFRGVPWWNAVAWFVLVALTASIPLLWR
- the rtcA gene encoding RNA 3'-terminal phosphate cyclase — encoded protein: MTLALDGSAGGGQLVRTAASLAALTGEGFEMTGVRGNRDPPGLRAQHATAVRAAATLCDADTTGVDVGSERVVVDPGTLRGGDFAFDVGTAESLPLVVDALLPLAVGLPEPVTVELAGGTDVRHAPSLDYLRHVKLPALRSLGLDAELEIDRRGFYPAGGGELTLTLRPSTLDSVELSERGRLAQVAVHSAASNDLADADVAERQISGVREGIDLDVPVREAAEYVSTRSTGSVVTVVADYGTHRAGFTALGERGRPAEDVGLAAAAGFRRFAGEPGAVDRHLADQLLPYLALAGGSVTAPERTRHVETCARLLDAFGAPVSIEESDALRLSATGAELTR
- a CDS encoding GrpB family protein, with the translated sequence MVGLARGTVELEPYDESWVAVYEREAERLDALVGEAVEAFAHVGSTAIPGLPAKPIIDLLAVVPDREAGERVANTLIEHGYERRPNDDVDGRIFLARGPPSNRTHYLSVVTPDSDCYREQLAFRDSLRAHPDVRDAYADLKRDLAAEHGDDRATYTAAKSEFVESVLDDALD
- a CDS encoding response regulator transcription factor; protein product: MATPTVLAVDDLPEYLKLYEARLGDAYDVRTAANGEEALESLDDAVDIVLLDRSMPGLSGDDVLERIRDADEDCRVAMVTAVEPDFDIIDLGFDAYLTKPVSKDTLLSTVDRLLTRTTYSETLSELYTLCSKRAVLKRAKDEEELAASEKYQDLQARIAELRIEVDSTASAFERDDYRATFRDLSFDD
- a CDS encoding DUF1684 domain-containing protein, encoding MAESDLDLDAWRDRVRDYRERKDAFLERDDDSPLAGRDGFDGLDYYEPDPEYRVVARYEPRQTPETVVLEMAKGSDGGDGPSEAEYEAAAAFGFTVGGEFTTLTGYRTPGQETLLVPFTDETTGDTTPAMGRYLDVDVEGVDARDEVALDFNLAYAPFAHYDDAYASPLPPTDNHVPARIDAGERTLD